The Xenopus tropicalis strain Nigerian chromosome 7, UCB_Xtro_10.0, whole genome shotgun sequence genome includes a region encoding these proteins:
- the znf384 gene encoding zinc finger protein 384 isoform X6 has product MEESHFNSSYFWPAVPTVSGQTIPHSYPSQQIDNSMFLNKVKEQLIQEKGCNLSSHYPTLLTVPTSMSLPAGISMDTDSKVELHGIQHSQASVTQNITVLPVPTTGLMTATGLVITSPSGSLVTTPSSSCQTFPITAPSTMIVSTLPGSQTLQVVSDLTKAKISELGATGTLKSGRGRKKKRLPEPTLPDLNDPYDLSNEDEDDHQKDGKTYRCRMCSITFFSKSEMQIHSKSHTEAKPHKCPHCSKSFANSSYLAQHVRIHSGAKPYTCTYCQKAFRQLSHLQQHTRIHLKVHGAVSKPHKCPHCSKTFANSSYLYQHVRIHSGVKPYNCSYCQKAFRQLSHLQQHSRIHTGDRPYKCVHPGCDKAFTQLSNLQSHRRQHNKDKPFKCHNCHRAYTDASALEVHLSTHTVKHAKVYTCSICSRAYTSETYLMKHMRKHNAPEPQQPPPTQVLTSQAHFTPVSQASDGPQCSFDMNPFKTDHHKDLCLTVATSTIQVEHLASS; this is encoded by the exons ATGGAGGAGTCTCACTTTAACTCCTCGTATTTCTGGCCTGCAGTGCCCACAGTCTCTGGACAG ACAATACCACACTCGTATCCCTCACAGCAGATTGACAACTCCATGTTCCTGAACAAAGTCAAGGAGCAGCTGATCCAGGAGAAAGGATGCAACCTGAGCTCCCATTACCCGACGCTCCTGACCGTACCCACCTCCATGTCTCTGCCCGCGGGGATCAGTATGGACACGGACAGCAAGGTGGAGCTGCATGGTATCCAGCATAGCCAAGCGTCTGTCACGCAGAACATCACTGTGCTACCTGTGCCCACTACTGGGCTTATGACTGCCA CAGGCCTGGTGATTACGTCTCCTTCCGGATCCTTGGTGACCACGCCATCATCTTCATGCCAGACGTTTCCCATCACTGCCCCATCCACCATGATCGTCTCCACTCTGCCCGGTTCCCAAACTCTGCAAGTGGTGTCGGATCTCACGAAGGCCAAAATCTCTGAATTGGGTGCCACAGGGACTCTCAAATCTGGCCGGGGGCGGAAGAAGAAGCGTCTCCCAGAACCCACTCTGCCTGATCTTAATGACCCCTACGACCTTTCCAATGAGGATGAGGATGACCATCAAAAGGATGGGAAGACCTATCG GTGCCGCATGTGTTCCATCACCTTCTTCTCCAAATCCGAAATGCAGATTCATTCGAAGTCTCACACGGAAGCAAAGCCACACAAGTGCCCGCACTGCTCCAAATCATTTGCTAATAGCTCCTACCTAGCCCAGCACGTGCGCATACACTCGGGGGCTAAGCCCTACACCTGCACCTACTGTCAGAAAGCCTTCCGCCAGCTCTCTCACCTCCAGCAGCATACACG GATCCACCTGAAGGTGCACGGTGCTGTGTCCAAGCCCCACAAGTGCCCGCACTGCTCCAAAACCTTCGCCAACAGCTCCTACCTGTACCAGCACGTGCGCATCCACTCGGGGGTAAAGCCCTACAACTGCAGCTACTGCCAGAAGGCCTTCCGCCAGCTCTCTCACCTCCAGCAGCATTCACG GATTCACACCGGAGACAGACCCTACAAATGTGTTCATCCCGGCTGTGACAAAGCCTTCACCCAGCTTTCCAATCTGCAG TCTCACCGGAGGCAGCACAATAAAGACAAACCTTTCAAGTGCCACAATTGCCACAGAGCGTACACTGACGCATCTGCCTTGGAGGTCCACCTGTCGACGCATACTGTCAAGCATGCAAAAGTGTACACGTGTTCCATCTGTAGCCGGGCATATACTTCG GAGACTTATCTGATGAAGCATATGAGAAAACACAATGCTCCTGAACCCCAGCAGCCGCCTCCAACGCAAGTGTTGACTTCACAGGCACATTTCACCCCAGTCTCTCAGGCCTCTGATGGGCCTCAGTGCTCCTTTGACATGAATCCCTTCAAGACTGATCATCACAAAGACTTGTGTCTGACTGTGGCCACCAGCACAATCCAAGTGGAACACCTTGCCAGCTCCTAG
- the znf384 gene encoding zinc finger protein 384 isoform X5, whose product MEESHFNSSYFWPAVPTVSGQTIPHSYPSQQIDNSMFLNKVKEQLIQEKGCNLSSHYPTLLTVPTSMSLPAGISMDTDSKVELHGIQHSQASVTQNITVLPVPTTGLMTATGLVITSPSGSLVTTPSSSCQTFPITAPSTMIVSTLPGSQTLQVVSDLTKAKISELGATGTLKSGRGRKKKRLPEPTLPDLNDPYDLSNEDEDDHQKDGKTYRCRMCSITFFSKSEMQIHSKSHTEAKPHKCPHCSKSFANSSYLAQHVRIHSGAKPYTCTYCQKAFRQLSHLQQHTRIHTKVHSIVSKPYKCPHCSKTFANSSYLHQHLRIHSGAKPYNCNYCQKAFRQLSHLQQHTRIHTGDRPYKCVHPGCDKAFTQLSNLQSHRRQHNKDKPFKCHNCHRAYTDASALEVHLSTHTVKHAKVYTCSICSRAYTSETYLMKHMRKHNAPEPQQPPPTQVLTSQAHFTPVSQASDGPQCSFDMNPFKTDHHKDLCLTVATSTIQVEHLASS is encoded by the exons ATGGAGGAGTCTCACTTTAACTCCTCGTATTTCTGGCCTGCAGTGCCCACAGTCTCTGGACAG ACAATACCACACTCGTATCCCTCACAGCAGATTGACAACTCCATGTTCCTGAACAAAGTCAAGGAGCAGCTGATCCAGGAGAAAGGATGCAACCTGAGCTCCCATTACCCGACGCTCCTGACCGTACCCACCTCCATGTCTCTGCCCGCGGGGATCAGTATGGACACGGACAGCAAGGTGGAGCTGCATGGTATCCAGCATAGCCAAGCGTCTGTCACGCAGAACATCACTGTGCTACCTGTGCCCACTACTGGGCTTATGACTGCCA CAGGCCTGGTGATTACGTCTCCTTCCGGATCCTTGGTGACCACGCCATCATCTTCATGCCAGACGTTTCCCATCACTGCCCCATCCACCATGATCGTCTCCACTCTGCCCGGTTCCCAAACTCTGCAAGTGGTGTCGGATCTCACGAAGGCCAAAATCTCTGAATTGGGTGCCACAGGGACTCTCAAATCTGGCCGGGGGCGGAAGAAGAAGCGTCTCCCAGAACCCACTCTGCCTGATCTTAATGACCCCTACGACCTTTCCAATGAGGATGAGGATGACCATCAAAAGGATGGGAAGACCTATCG GTGCCGCATGTGTTCCATCACCTTCTTCTCCAAATCCGAAATGCAGATTCATTCGAAGTCTCACACGGAAGCAAAGCCACACAAGTGCCCGCACTGCTCCAAATCATTTGCTAATAGCTCCTACCTAGCCCAGCACGTGCGCATACACTCGGGGGCTAAGCCCTACACCTGCACCTACTGTCAGAAAGCCTTCCGCCAGCTCTCTCACCTCCAGCAGCATACACG GATCCACACGAAGGTGCATAGTATTGTATCCAAGCCATACAAGTGCCCGCACTGCTCCAAAACCTTCGCCAACAGCTCCTACCTGCACCAGCACTTGCGCATCCACTCGGGGGCAAAGCCCTACAACTGCAACTACTGTCAGAAGGCCTTCCGCCAGCTCTCTCACCTCCAGCAGCATACACG GATTCACACCGGAGACAGACCCTACAAATGTGTTCATCCCGGCTGTGACAAAGCCTTCACCCAGCTTTCCAATCTGCAG TCTCACCGGAGGCAGCACAATAAAGACAAACCTTTCAAGTGCCACAATTGCCACAGAGCGTACACTGACGCATCTGCCTTGGAGGTCCACCTGTCGACGCATACTGTCAAGCATGCAAAAGTGTACACGTGTTCCATCTGTAGCCGGGCATATACTTCG GAGACTTATCTGATGAAGCATATGAGAAAACACAATGCTCCTGAACCCCAGCAGCCGCCTCCAACGCAAGTGTTGACTTCACAGGCACATTTCACCCCAGTCTCTCAGGCCTCTGATGGGCCTCAGTGCTCCTTTGACATGAATCCCTTCAAGACTGATCATCACAAAGACTTGTGTCTGACTGTGGCCACCAGCACAATCCAAGTGGAACACCTTGCCAGCTCCTAG
- the znf384 gene encoding zinc finger protein 384: MEESHFNSSYFWPAVPTVSGQQIDNSMFLNKVKEQLIQEKGCNLSSHYPTLLTVPTSMSLPAGISMDTDSKVELHGIQHSQASVTQNITVLPVPTTGLMTATGLVITSPSGSLVTTPSSSCQTFPITAPSTMIVSTLPGSQTLQVVSDLTKAKISELGATGTLKSGRGRKKKRLPEPTLPDLNDPYDLSNEDEDDHQKDGKTYRCRMCSITFFSKSEMQIHSKSHTEAKPHKCPHCSKSFANSSYLAQHVRIHSGAKPYTCTYCQKAFRQLSHLQQHTRIHTGDRPYKCVHPGCDKAFTQLSNLQSHRRQHNKDKPFKCHNCHRAYTDASALEVHLSTHTVKHAKVYTCSICSRAYTSETYLMKHMRKHNAPEPQQPPPTQVLTSQAHFTPVSQASDGPQCSFDMNPFKTDHHKDLCLTVATSTIQVEHLASS; the protein is encoded by the exons ATGGAGGAGTCTCACTTTAACTCCTCGTATTTCTGGCCTGCAGTGCCCACAGTCTCTGGACAG CAGATTGACAACTCCATGTTCCTGAACAAAGTCAAGGAGCAGCTGATCCAGGAGAAAGGATGCAACCTGAGCTCCCATTACCCGACGCTCCTGACCGTACCCACCTCCATGTCTCTGCCCGCGGGGATCAGTATGGACACGGACAGCAAGGTGGAGCTGCATGGTATCCAGCATAGCCAAGCGTCTGTCACGCAGAACATCACTGTGCTACCTGTGCCCACTACTGGGCTTATGACTGCCA CAGGCCTGGTGATTACGTCTCCTTCCGGATCCTTGGTGACCACGCCATCATCTTCATGCCAGACGTTTCCCATCACTGCCCCATCCACCATGATCGTCTCCACTCTGCCCGGTTCCCAAACTCTGCAAGTGGTGTCGGATCTCACGAAGGCCAAAATCTCTGAATTGGGTGCCACAGGGACTCTCAAATCTGGCCGGGGGCGGAAGAAGAAGCGTCTCCCAGAACCCACTCTGCCTGATCTTAATGACCCCTACGACCTTTCCAATGAGGATGAGGATGACCATCAAAAGGATGGGAAGACCTATCG GTGCCGCATGTGTTCCATCACCTTCTTCTCCAAATCCGAAATGCAGATTCATTCGAAGTCTCACACGGAAGCAAAGCCACACAAGTGCCCGCACTGCTCCAAATCATTTGCTAATAGCTCCTACCTAGCCCAGCACGTGCGCATACACTCGGGGGCTAAGCCCTACACCTGCACCTACTGTCAGAAAGCCTTCCGCCAGCTCTCTCACCTCCAGCAGCATACACG GATTCACACCGGAGACAGACCCTACAAATGTGTTCATCCCGGCTGTGACAAAGCCTTCACCCAGCTTTCCAATCTGCAG TCTCACCGGAGGCAGCACAATAAAGACAAACCTTTCAAGTGCCACAATTGCCACAGAGCGTACACTGACGCATCTGCCTTGGAGGTCCACCTGTCGACGCATACTGTCAAGCATGCAAAAGTGTACACGTGTTCCATCTGTAGCCGGGCATATACTTCG GAGACTTATCTGATGAAGCATATGAGAAAACACAATGCTCCTGAACCCCAGCAGCCGCCTCCAACGCAAGTGTTGACTTCACAGGCACATTTCACCCCAGTCTCTCAGGCCTCTGATGGGCCTCAGTGCTCCTTTGACATGAATCCCTTCAAGACTGATCATCACAAAGACTTGTGTCTGACTGTGGCCACCAGCACAATCCAAGTGGAACACCTTGCCAGCTCCTAG